The genome window acccctttctgcccctccccctggttcccctcccctggggggtctcccactcactccttcctgcccccttcctgcctccccccaaCTGCCAATTTTCAGCCTATTTATGCACTTTTCATATTCTACTGATTATTGTTATTGGGTTCTAAATGCCATCATTAAAATAGTAACGAACTAGGTAAGGACATGATCAGCAGTTACAGGGTTTTAAAATGATTACACTCAGCTCCAGGTGTCTTTACTAACAGCCCCGTGGAAAGACCTGAGGTTCGCTCCACTTTGTACCTGCCTGGGGCCTCTTTGGCAGCTGTGGGCCAGTGATGGCtgtgggaaggtggcagctgcgaGGGACAAGCCATGGGGagtctttctcctccccctgcccctctcttctttcttctccaaGTTTTTGCTCCCCTTCCTGATGTTTCCCCTTCTTGCTTCCCACCCATGTGCCTTTCCCCATGCCCCCGCCTGGTGGCTCCGTCTAGGGCCTGGCCCACCCACACACTCAAAGCGCAGAGGAGGCTCCGGGTAGGAAGGTCGCCCAGTGGTTCAGTCACAGCCCTGGGGGCTCGGGGGGCTGGGTttgggtctctgctctgccacagactccctgcttagccttgggaaagtcacttcacctccgtGTACCCTCGATCCCGCCTGGGGCTAATACTGACCCTGCCTCCTCGGCACAGTCCAGTCACGGCTGTGTGACGAGGGGGAAACGGAGACACCAAGGTGGGTAGATTGGGGCTGAATTTCTCCAGGGCCTGAGAGTGAGAGCCAGCCCCGCACAGGGGGAACGCACAGGGGGGAacgggagagggggctcaggccagccccgcaCAGGGGGAACGCACAGGGGGGAacgggagagggggctcaggccagccccacacagggggaACGCACAGGGGGGAacgggagagggggctcaggccagctctgcacaggggGGCGTCGGGGCTTCAGCGCCGCATCTcctgctggggtcggggctcccccccccccgaaactgccctgcccccacccgcccTGGGCGAGCTGGGCTCCCTCGGTCCCCTGATGGCTGGTCgccctggtgggtgctgagcacccctcttcttcccccggTGCTGccgccccagagcacccagagcCGGCGCCCCACAACCCCAATCCCCTCCCGGCGCCCCCtcgccccccaaacccctgccccagggacgGCGAGGGGGAGccaccgggggcggggcctcggagcgcccccagcccccccactgggGGTCAGACACCGGCTGCGgccggggcaggaaggggggcggggccggCCACGGTCTGCCCGGGCTCCCGGCGTCAGACCTCCCTGCTCAGAGCGGAAGTCGCGGCCACAGGAAGTGAGGGCGGCTCTCAGGACGCCATGAGGAGAAGGTCAGAGGCCCCCAAGGGGCGGGCGGAGGGTCACGTGGGCGGAGCGGGTCCCTCCCCCGTCCTCAGCCGCGTGTCGCCCGCGCCACAagcagcccggccccgcccccggcccgagTCTGcgcccccgacccccccccccgcgcgctccctcagccccccaacgcctcccacagcccccccccagccattgCCCCgacacccctccagccccccgcgggcccccccagccccgccctccatCCGGGGATCCCtcagaccccgccccccaaactccccccagGTCACCCCAACCCTTTTCCTCATCCCTCGGCCCCCAGCGTCCCCCGAAATGTGCTGCcgccccccgctcctcccccgtcCTCAGCACCCCGCCCCACGgactccccccctttccccactgctggcccCCCTTTCCCggcccccctcccctcatccacccccAGCGTGCCAGGTTCCTCATCGCCCGTCTCGGCTACCCCCCAACCTGCCGGGTTCCCCTTTCCAGCCACCGTGGGGCCCTCAAACACGCCCCCACCCGCCCCTCTGGGGTCTCTGAATCCCCTATTCCCACAGTGCACCTTGGTaacccttccctcctctacctcgaatcccccattcccttcccttgGGTCCCCCTGGACTCCTCAACCCCACAGTCCGCCCCCCACAGATATCCTGGTCACTCATTCACACGCTGAGCTAGTCCTTCAGgggcccccacagccccccaaacttCTCCATCCATGAGCCCTGTGGCCGGGAAGGGGGGGCAAGCTCCCAAtgtggctgggctgggtgtgggtgtgaatCTTTTCCTGTCTGGTGTGTGCTGGGCTCACAAAGACTCTTTGCTccctcagggtggggtgtggtTTTTGGCCGAAGGTGACACCGTTTGGGAGCCCTGTGGATGCGACGGGGTGTCTGCAATGGGGCGTGTGTGATCCCAcggtgccccttcccctctgcctgcagagctgaggacagacgggtctgaggagcagagcaggagctctgggaaggagaagagcgaTATGAAGATGGCGTCTAAGATGAGGCCAGGTGACTCTGTGGAGGGAGACATGCTGGACAATGCCAGGGATTGGGGAGACAACCAGGTGTGAGCCCAGGGCGcaaagagagctgggggagggtgtctgtGTCTGTAACACTTCCCTGTCCTCTCTCACAGATGGAGTCCAAGAGGGATAGGAAGGAGAGGACAAGCGCCCCAGTACTCAAGAATAATAAGGTGCATCCTagctgggcccagggctctgcgGGGTTCAGAGCAGTGGAAGGGACAAGAGTCTCCTGTGCAGAGTGACGATTTTGGGTGCAGGTGCACTGGGGTGCTTCTAATTGTAGCTCCCAGAACATCATGGGAAGGGGGTTCAGGGTAGagccctggggtgtgggagatgcAAGAACAGAGCCTCGCCATCATGGCAGAGTGTGACaataacttttgtttttccttcttgccTTGTGTTTGGCACCAAGGGAAAAGaagtgtgtaagtgtgtgtgtgtatgttggaggGTGAGGGGGGCGGGGACAGAGTCTGTCCTGGTGGAGAGATGGAAAGCGAGCGAGAGCGCAAGCACTGTTAATGCCAGGCAAGACCTGTTcagctgggagtggagcagctGTTTCTGTCTGTGAGAGGAGTGCTTGGTTTGGGGACTGCTCATCTCTTTTGGTGGGAGGGGTGTGTCGAAGCCCAGCAGGAGGTTGGATCCAGGAGGGTGACTCCAGGTGCTGAGTGACTTTAATTTCTCctattccccctctctctctgtcttgtcttCTGTGTTGGACAacgcaccttctctctctcttggtCGTGCCTCCTACTGCAGGCCATGGGCAGGAGAAGTGCGCATTGATCCCCACAGGCTTGGTCTCGAGAGCCTGCAGCATCtagcaggagggaagagaatcaTAGCGGGTCCTGGAGACGacaatgggggaggtggggtgactGGCCACGCAGCCCGTTGGCTCTGTCTCTTTTCATCGCGTTGGGCTGCTCTAGAGCATGTGGGAGACGGAGGGAGGCCTAGCTCTCGCGCACCAGTAGAGCTGTGGGCAGGGCTGCCTCGCTCGTCGGTTATTTCCTGCGCTTGCAGATGGGTCGCCCAGGAGtcccaggcagaggagaagctggAAGAAGTGGAGCTGAGCAGGCTGGACATCCCGGTAAGCAGAGATGAACAGTCCTGAGCTTTCTGCCTTTCCCAGCACTGGGTGTGAGTCAGCGGTGAGGGCactctcttcctcagctcttcccaggTTAGTTTTCTTCAGAGGCCGTGAGCTGCGCGTGGTAttaagggcaggggaagagacaaTCGTCTCCTGTGCAGAGTGACTCCTTTGGGTGCAGGTGCAGAGGGGGGATTTCTAATGTATCTGTGATGGCATAATGGGAGGAGGGTtgaagccagagccctggggtgtgggaggagcgaGAAGAGGAGCCTCGCCAccactgcttttcctttccctcttgtgtTGTGTTTAATACCAAGGGGAAAGAAGTCATGAGGATGGAATCCAGCCCCGAGGTGAGATGGAAAGTGAGCGAGAGCAGTGAGAGCGTGAATCCtgttgatgccaggcaagaccCGTCCAGCTGGGAGCGAAGCAGCTGTCGCTGTCAGTgaggtaagtgtctggtttggggagggctctggTCACAGCCCCCCTGGCTCCAAGCAGGGACTTCCCGTTAGCTGGTGTGGGTTTCCTGACTAGCTGTGGCTTCAAGGGAGATGATGTTGCCATTTGCGGGGGCTGATCATCTCTCTGGCCAGGAGTGGGGTGTGCTCCCTAGCAGAAGGTTGGATCCCTGAGGGTGACTCCCTGTTCtgagtttctttccttcctcctaggtttctctctctctctctgtcttctctactGTGTTGGCCAACTCAcactcaaactctctctctcctttcaggaACACCTATCATGTTCAGTTGCCTGcatcctcttcctctgctccccctcccagtctcctcTGGGCTCGGCTGGGTCTGTCTGCCTATGGCCATGGTCTCTGCCCTACTGGGAAGGATGCGTACTGCCTGCCAGGCTACGGGGGTTACTCCTCCCACTCCCTATCTTCTTAGAGAGTCTGGGGAGACTTCATTGGTGTAACTGGGTCACAGCGTGAGTGGCCAGTCATGCCTTTTGGGCTGTGGGGTCTGAGACGGAGAGGGGTGGCTCGCTCTCTTTGGGCGACTTTGGGCACAGGAGAAGTGGGGCTGGGATTAGAGATGCCAAGACCCCCCCTAATCACTCTCTAGTTCCATTACTACATCACCCAAAAGCCTCGCTCAGGGTCCATGCCCAGTACTGGGTTTCTGATTAACCTTTGGTGGGCCCGGTGCCAACATATTTGTGGGCGccccatgggggcaatggagcatggcgcgggggggggggtcgggtcTGTCCTCAGAGCTAGGGGTGAGTCAGGGGCAatatggcatggcaggggcagccccgctccacccagaacgagggcactatttacgaaccagcagttgccagatgcacaatggcccacccagccctgtgctgccagcgtgccccttcccctcaggggtgggcccatgctgtgccacacagcccccctgcccaacacTTGAACATCCCCCCTCCAATTCCCTATGGCCAAAGCCCCCCCAGACCCGCAATGCCCAGCACGCCCCTCCCGCCCCAGACCCTGTGAAATATgcacagcgcccagcacaacacCACAACTGTCCAGCACCCCcaacagaacccccactccctagtgccccaacacacacgttccctgccccctcacagcccagcatctCCTGGCTCCAGGCCCTCTAGtgacccactcccccaagccctgcctcctggccccactcactggccctgctgggaggtgagtgTGTCAGCCGGGCTGAACCGCCAGAGCTGGACCTGGGGCGGGGAATCGCTCTGGCCCCTCGGAAGTGGTGCAATCAGCCAGTCCAGGGCCTGCCCCTGCCGGGCTCCATCAGGACCcgttgcctggaggggcccagccaagcccctccccccgcactgccctcccccaaccagccgagactggccaggcttctgcatcagtcccaggcagctcagctccggggagacaggtggggcccaacaggcctgcagctggaggtgcactggggtcctgcCAGGGGACAGAAAGAAGctggcaggggggccacggggtggagaggagcccttggcCGTCCACGGAGCAGGCTGAGAGGAGTAAAtggtgggcgggggtggggaccaGTGGGGTCTCGGGGTGCAGTGCATGcggagcaggccagggccccttctgagcatgtgcccggctccatggagccactggtggTCTTGTTAACCTGGCACTGCCCCTGCTTCGAAGGGGCTGTGGCCCAGCCCCTTCCACTTGCCATGTGCCCTCAGgtccccctgccagctggctcgtctcccctccccccgtccactgctcgctcctctcaGCTGGCCAGGCGCggggctcctctcctccccctttccccctcctccctccccccccgccactgctGGCTCCTCTCCGCCGCGGGTGGTGGAAGCTCTACGGCGAAGGCTCTTTTATCGGGCACTAGCTCTCTTAGCTCAGGGCATGGGGCTCCCACTGGTGTCTCTAGACTTCATCCTCTGCCCTGTCTCTCCGAACTCCCCAAGTCTTGTGGAAGCGAGCCTGCTCCTCTCGCAGGTGGCTGACAAAGGAGGCTCCGGCCCGGTGAGGCTCTGGCATTGTGCAGAGCACGGTGCAGCAGGGAGTTATCACTAGGGCCGTAGTTCTTCCTTCCCAGAAACAGGACGTATGTGTGGAAAatggggcagctcccccagcccccccagggcaGCGCAAGGTCAGTGTTTGTCAACAGGGATCAGCAGGAACTCCTACCCCTGCATGGGCTGGGATGGATACCTGGCTGTCCTGGGCCCCTAGAAGCGTGAGAGCAAAGGAAAGGTTTGTTTGTGGATTTTCCCCTTCGGGGAACCGAAGGAGCTTTTTCTCTGAGAGCTGCATGGGAGGAAGTGAAGGCTCAACCCTGAGCTGGAGGCTGGCAGGGACATTCTGttcagggctgctggggggaagcTCCCTGCAGTGATGCTTAGAGGCTCTCTGCTAAAATCTGGCCTGGAAGGTGTTAGTGTTGTGCTGATTGATTGGCTGTAGGAGCTCTGTTGGAAAGAGTGCCactctgtcataaaaataaagggaagggtaaacccctttaaaatccctcctggccagaggaaaaatcctctcacctgtaaagggttaagaagctaaaggtaacctcgctggcacctgaccaaaatgaccaatgaggagacaagagactttcaaaagttgggaggagggagaaaaacaaagggtctgtgtctgtctgtgtgatgcttttgctggagacagaacaggaatggagtcttagaacttttagtaagtaatctagctaggtatgtgttagattctgatttctttaaatggctgagaaaagaactgtgctgaatagaatggctattcctgtctgtgtgtcttttttgtaacttaaggttttgcctagagggattctctatgttttcaatctgattaccctgtaaggtatctaccatcctgattttacagaggtgattcctttatttctattaaaagtcttcttgtaagaaaactgactgctttttcattgttctcagatccaaaggtttgggtctgtggtcacttatgcaaattggtgaggatttttaccaaagcttccccaggaagtggggtggaagggttgggaggattttggggggaaagccgtgtccaaactacgtttcgcagtaaacccagttaaagtttggtggtggcagtggagatccagggtcaaaggataaaattaatttgtaccttggggaagttttaacctaagctggtgaaagtaagcttaggaggttttcatgcaggtccccacatctgtaccctagagttcagagtgggggaggaaccttgacacacccccaGCTCTCAGTTCTGCTGACTTTGCAGGTGGACACTGCCTTTTGGGTCCTAGTGCCTGTCGGGCTCCCCGTCTGCGGGCTGGGAGGAGCcatcctgttctctgtacagcAGTGAGTGCGTgtgctggggcggggtggggggagtggggggaaataagccatagggaaggaagggggtgggatgaggagggctggggcaatAGGGAAGGAGcacggggtggggaagagaaggggatagaggaagtgggggcagggggaagcgggggcccggcatgcagcatccccttggcagcagctgaggctccccattaagcaggcccatcaaaccctcaccctgacaagcccccacctcccctgcagctggaccACCCTGATAAGCCACCCAgacacccaccccacagagccccagcctgctgcactTGGACCCGCACTCCAATGAGCCCTACCTCCCCTGCACCCGGACCCGTCCTgcgctgagctccccacaccaacacacctcctgctgagccccaaccaccttcacttggagccctctgcagagacccactgcgcctgcacctggagccccccaacaagcccctgtgcatccagatcccgcaGTGAGCCACCTCAGCCCGACtgctccacacagaaccctcttaccccACCGGGATCCcctcacactgagcccctccacacttggatcctgccaggctgagcctgtctGCCCACACCTGGCGCAGGGGCAGTGGCCaagagtgtttctggggcaggtttaTCCCTTccgctgtgtcagggtcgggtgcagcctcacggcCGAGTCCCTatcccgggaggggagggggaaggctgcagggtgatctcccacctccacgcagccagtggcctctgctccccactgccaggcgggagcttccacattcatttattgacaaataacatttgcagaattttaaaatagtgcacagaattttaaattgtttggtgctgaattccctcaggaatatggggtgctgggcagttgtgtgtgggggggctgtgaAAGGGAGTGCTGGGCATAGGGGTCTGTAGGCCATGGGGCCCCACATATATGTTTGGTGCCGGGCTCACAGAAGGTTAATCGGGCCCTTTCCACACctccttgtgctgggcactgcacggaCACCCAGAGGGCCGGCAGGATGCATGAGGAGGTAGATGAGTGTGTGAGGCAGATGGGTGAAGGGCTGTATGTTGCATACAATGGGGGCGGATGGGGGGCTTTAGGGTTGGATGGACAGCGGGACAGGtggagagctgcagggatgggTGGTGACCATGGGCCAGAGGTGTGATGGGTTCAGCTCATGGGTGCTGGCCCTGtcatctcctgcccccatctgccctggaCTCTGCCCCGTCTCTTGCAGGCAGCACTCAGCAGAGTCAGGCCCTGTAGCGCTACACTGGTGCCTCCATCCCGTGCTTACATCTGTGCACAGGGTGCTGCTGGAGAGCTCAGGCCTGGACAAGCCAGCGGGCTCACGGCTGCTGAACCAGCTCCTCCAAAGAATGCCCCAGATCTCCCCCTCCTTGGGCAGCAAGACCCTGGCTGGAGGGGCTCCTTGTCCCTCCTTGCACCAAAGCAGCCTGCTTGGCAGAGAGACTGAGGTCACCTGCCTCCGCCCAGCCTCtagctggagctgctccagccccgaatTGCTGGtctcccagcctggctggagTTGGTGTGATGTCCTCGCGGAATCAGTTCTTTTCCCTGATAGATTATGATTTTCCCCTCTTCAGTTAGTTGgtctttctctgcttccccagaaccCCTCCCCAGAGTCTGTCATTGCTTCCCCTAAAAGCTGCTTCCCCTTTGGGTCTCTGTGTTCTGGGGTCTCTGCTGTCATCGGGGACCCTGGGTtatgggcaggtgctcagcaaggTGAGGGTTGTAACTCAGAGCTTTCTTCAtcagaaatttaaataaaattagccTTTGCCTCATTCCTTAAAGTGCAGAGTAACACACAGGCACACGCCTGCTCACCGGGGATATGTGTGGGTCGGTGTCAGGGTGCAGGGCCCCCTGGTGCCCAGGTGAGGCAGTGCATGGTGAATATCGCTCCTGTTGGGGCACTGACAACTGCTGGCCAGGTGGGATAGTGCCCTATGTGTATCTCCCCCCAGCACTGTGAtagtgacccctgctggccaggcaccacTGGTAGCCAGATGAGTCAGTGCTCTAAGTGTGTTCTTCACCTCCCCCAAGGTGGCAGGGTGCCTGGGTGGCTGTGTTAGGTAGTACCCTGGGTATCTTCCAACCCCCTTGTGGCAGTGAGCCCTGTTCCTGGTGTGCATCACTCCCCGACTAGGGATGTGCACTGGTGGCCAAGTGGGGCAGTTCCCTGTGtgtagccccccaccccctctgtggcCAGCTATGGCAGGCACTAATCCCTGGCATCTACGTGGGGCAATACCCTCTATATATCCCCCAATTGGGGcagtgccctgtgtgtgtgtgtttgtctccccgtcaaggttccttccccactctgaactctagggtacagatgtggggaccggcatgaaaacctcctaagcttacttttactagcataggttaaaacttccccagggtacaaattaattttaccctttgcccttggaatttccactgccaccaccagactttaactgggtttactgggaaacgtagtttggacacatctttccccccaaaatcctcccaacccttgcaccccacttcctggggaaagtttggtaaaaatcctcaccaatttgcataggtgaccacagacccaaacacttggatcttagaacaatgaaaaagcattcagttttcttacaagaagacttttaatagaagtaaaggaatcacctctgtaaaatcaggatggtagataccttacagggtgattagattcaaaacagagagaatccctctaggcaaaaccttaagttacaaaacagACACAcggacaggaatagtcattctattcagcacagttcttctctcagccatttaaagaaatcagaatctaacacatacctagctagattacttactaaaagttctaagactccattcctggtctatccccggcaaaagcagcatacagacagacacagaccctttgtttctctccctcctcccagcttttgaaagtctcttgtctcctcattggtcattttggtcaggtgccagcgaggttacctttagcttcttaaccctttaaaggtgagaggatttttcctctggccaggagggattttaaagggggttacccttccctttatttttatgacatcccCTATTTGGGTGGTGACTGCTGGTGGCTAAGTGAGGCAGTGGCCTTTGAgttcctcttctctccccgcaCTCCCACATCTGAGGTAGTGCCCCCTGTTGGCCAGTTGAGGCACTACTAATTGGAGCAGTGACCTCCCCTTGGTGGCCTGCTGTGGcagtgcctgactaatctaatcgccttctttgatgagattactgattctgtggatgaagggaaagccgtggatgtattgtttcttgactttagcaaagcttttgacactgtctcccacagtattcttgtcagcaagttaaagaagtatgggctggatgaatgtactataaggtgggtagaaagttggctagattgtcgggctcaacgggtagtgatccatggctccatgtctagttggcaaccggtgtcaagtggagtgccccaggggtcggtcctggggccggttttgttcaatatcttcataaatgatctggaggatggtgtggattgcactcttagcaaatttgcggatgatactaaactgggaggagtggtagatatgctggagggcagagataggatacagagggacctggacaaattggaggattgagccaaaagaaacctgatgaggttcaataaggataaatgcagggtcctgcacttaggacggaagaacccaatgcacagctacagactagggaccgaatggctaggcagcagttctgcggaaaaggacctaggggttacagtggacgagaagctggatatgagtcagcagtgtgcccttgttgccaagaaggccaatggcattttgggatgtataagtaggggcatagcgagcagatcgagggacgtgatcgttcccctctattcaacattggtgaggcctcatctggagtactgagtccagttttgggccccacactacaagaaggatgtggataaattggagagagtccagcgaagggcaacaaaaatgattaggggtctggaacacatgacttatgaggagaggctgagggaactgggatt of Natator depressus isolate rNatDep1 chromosome 4, rNatDep2.hap1, whole genome shotgun sequence contains these proteins:
- the LOC141986089 gene encoding uncharacterized protein LOC141986089; this translates as MPGIGETTRWSPRGIGRRGQAPQYSRIIRWVAQESQAEEKLEEVELSRLDIPGKEVMRMESSPEVRWKVSESSESVNPVDARQDPSSWERSSCRCQ